In a genomic window of bacterium:
- a CDS encoding CinA family protein: protein MNEVAELAARLHKILTGTGATLAVAESCTGGKIAAAITSVPGSSAYFKGGVVAYANEAKTALLEVDPELIERNGAVDAAVAEQMAQGARKAFGASFAVATTGIAGPDGGTEEKPVGLVYIATACPRGADSRRFVFAGDRNQVRIQAAKKALEMLLEGFQSAAGAAKT from the coding sequence ATGAACGAGGTTGCCGAACTCGCGGCCAGGCTTCATAAGATCCTGACCGGTACGGGCGCGACGCTTGCGGTTGCCGAATCCTGCACGGGCGGGAAAATCGCGGCCGCAATCACATCCGTTCCGGGTTCCAGCGCCTATTTCAAGGGCGGCGTCGTCGCGTACGCGAATGAAGCAAAAACGGCCCTGCTTGAAGTTGATCCCGAGTTGATCGAGCGAAACGGCGCGGTTGACGCGGCTGTCGCGGAGCAGATGGCCCAGGGAGCGCGAAAGGCGTTCGGTGCTTCGTTCGCGGTGGCGACCACCGGCATTGCCGGTCCGGACGGAGGCACCGAGGAAAAGCCCGTCGGACTCGTTTACATTGCAACGGCTTGTCCGCGCGGCGCGGATTCCCGCCGATTCGTTTTTGCAGGTGATCGCAACCAAGTGCGGATTCAGGCCGCAAAAAAGGCGCTCGAAATGCTGCTGGAGGGTTTCCAGTCGGCTGCGGGCGCTGCAAAAACCTGA
- the rimO gene encoding 30S ribosomal protein S12 methylthiotransferase RimO, whose product MNPVHVQSGQRRAQSAQPARVRTIGFISLGCPKNQLDLELMLGQAEVSGFRITNRIEEADILVVNTCAFIGPAVEEADRNIRDAARYKRDGRCSRLIVSGCLPQYMKDKAAEKYPFVDAFMTPNDVMKLPEVLEELEHGERITVGQSVPLPSFLYDGAGPRIRSTPPGMAYVKIAEGCNHTCQFCCIPSIRGRFRSRTIASIAGEVEALVASGVREIVLISQDSTHFGKDRRADGEDLPALYARLAAIPGDFWVRTMYLYPNKVTNAVLAQVAANPERLLPYFDIPIQHVSDDILRAMRRIGDKRAIIGCLSTIRREVPGAIIRTNLVVGYPGETEAHFRELLEFVKEGFIDRLGVFPFSNHPGIPAYQENEAISEEEKQARRNLLMQAQQEVARLKNEQLVGQTSRILIYERRKVDGKGYVYLGRSYRDAHEIDGVTYVHSRERRPTGEFALVRITKAHPYDLEAAFIG is encoded by the coding sequence ATGAACCCGGTACATGTTCAATCCGGCCAGCGACGCGCGCAATCCGCGCAGCCCGCGCGCGTCCGGACGATCGGATTCATCAGCCTCGGTTGCCCAAAGAATCAGCTCGATCTGGAGCTTATGCTCGGCCAGGCCGAGGTCAGCGGCTTCCGCATAACCAACCGTATAGAGGAAGCAGACATCCTCGTAGTCAACACCTGCGCGTTCATCGGCCCCGCGGTCGAGGAAGCCGACCGCAACATCCGCGACGCGGCGCGCTACAAACGCGACGGCCGGTGCAGCCGGCTGATTGTCTCCGGCTGCCTCCCGCAATACATGAAGGACAAAGCGGCCGAGAAGTACCCGTTCGTCGACGCATTCATGACGCCGAACGACGTGATGAAGCTTCCCGAAGTGCTTGAGGAGCTGGAGCACGGCGAGCGGATCACCGTCGGGCAGAGCGTCCCGCTTCCGAGCTTCCTTTACGACGGTGCCGGGCCGCGGATCCGCAGCACCCCGCCGGGGATGGCCTACGTCAAGATCGCCGAGGGCTGCAACCACACCTGCCAATTCTGCTGCATACCTAGCATCCGCGGCAGATTCCGCAGCCGGACGATCGCGAGCATTGCAGGCGAAGTCGAGGCGCTGGTCGCTTCGGGCGTCCGCGAAATCGTGCTTATAAGCCAGGACAGCACGCATTTCGGCAAGGACAGGCGCGCCGACGGCGAGGATTTGCCCGCGCTTTACGCGCGATTGGCCGCGATTCCGGGCGATTTCTGGGTCAGGACGATGTATTTGTACCCAAACAAGGTCACAAACGCCGTTTTAGCGCAGGTTGCGGCCAATCCCGAGCGGCTTTTGCCATATTTTGACATCCCGATACAGCATGTCAGCGACGATATTTTGCGCGCCATGCGCCGGATCGGCGACAAGCGTGCTATAATCGGTTGTCTTTCGACGATTCGCCGGGAAGTTCCCGGCGCGATTATACGTACAAACCTGGTTGTGGGTTATCCGGGTGAAACCGAAGCGCATTTCCGCGAACTTTTGGAGTTCGTCAAGGAAGGCTTCATCGATCGTTTAGGGGTGTTCCCCTTCTCGAATCATCCCGGCATTCCTGCGTACCAGGAGAACGAAGCTATCTCCGAGGAGGAGAAGCAAGCGCGGCGTAACCTTCTGATGCAGGCGCAGCAGGAGGTTGCTAGGCTGAAGAACGAGCAACTGGTCGGTCAAACGTCCAGGATATTGATCTATGAGCGAAGGAAGGTCGACGGGAAGGGCTATGTGTACCTCGGCAGGAGCTATCGTGACGCGCACGAAATCGACGGCGTCACTTACGTGCATTCGCGGGAGCGAAGGCCCACCGGGGAATTTGCGCTTGTGCGCATAACCAAAGCGCATCCTTACGATCTTGAAGCGGCGTTCATAGGCTGA
- a CDS encoding 2-oxoisovalerate dehydrogenase yields the protein MTEIVFMVEEDPDGGYSACAVGQAIFTQADSLEELHEMVRDAVKCHFDEDDGMPRAIRLHFVRDEVIAV from the coding sequence ATGACCGAAATCGTATTCATGGTGGAAGAGGATCCGGACGGCGGATACTCCGCTTGCGCGGTCGGCCAAGCCATCTTCACGCAGGCTGACAGTTTGGAGGAACTTCACGAAATGGTGCGCGACGCAGTCAAATGCCATTTCGATGAGGATGATGGGATGCCGAGAGCAATCAGGCTGCATTTCGTGCGTGACGAAGTAATTGCTGTCTAG
- a CDS encoding RpiB/LacA/LacB family sugar-phosphate isomerase, whose translation MKIYIGNDHRGVPLKKHVMQWLQEQGHEVVNCGVDTTESVDYPDQAADVGRKVAADPGSIGILFCGSGVGVAIAANKIKGVRAAPLWDRWIAEYAKRHNDANVITFSNERQSHDDVMELIEIFLGAQFEGGRHEARVEKIKGLEE comes from the coding sequence ATGAAAATCTACATCGGCAACGATCACCGCGGTGTCCCGCTAAAGAAGCACGTGATGCAATGGCTGCAGGAACAGGGCCACGAGGTTGTCAACTGCGGCGTGGACACTACCGAAAGCGTGGACTATCCCGACCAGGCCGCGGACGTTGGACGCAAGGTTGCGGCCGATCCCGGCAGCATCGGCATCCTGTTCTGCGGCAGCGGGGTGGGCGTCGCCATCGCTGCGAACAAGATTAAGGGCGTGCGCGCCGCGCCGCTGTGGGACAGGTGGATCGCGGAGTACGCAAAGCGACACAACGACGCGAACGTGATCACGTTCTCGAACGAGCGCCAGTCGCACGACGACGTGATGGAGCTGATCGAAATATTCCTTGGCGCACAGTTCGAAGGCGGCAGGCACGAGGCGCGGGTGGAAAAAATAAAGGGGTTGGAGGAATAG
- the murB gene encoding UDP-N-acetylmuramate dehydrogenase, which yields MEANVARKSKKQRGLDELAGALARAGVEFERGVPLAPFTTFKIGGPAGIVAYPYDTDQVAAAVASSAALGVPYIGLGWGSNVLVDDAGFPGLVVTTRKMTYLERDGAVIRAGAGVWLPDVTEFAFENGLSGMEELCDVPGSLGGGVYMNAGCYGRSIGDILIDVTWVERDGTVVSKTRDAVYLGYRESEFTGTERLITELSIALTPGKDAAAIRARMDEIKTIRSTRFPQNYPNCGSVFKRVDLDAAAPFVEKDGTGAYSAGYYIERCGLKNERRGNAQISSLHANFIVNLGGATAADVRALIELAQARVKEQYGIELAREVNYLDASGRH from the coding sequence TTGGAAGCGAACGTAGCGCGAAAGTCAAAGAAGCAACGCGGCCTGGACGAGCTGGCCGGGGCGCTGGCGCGCGCGGGCGTCGAGTTCGAACGCGGCGTTCCGCTCGCCCCGTTCACTACTTTCAAAATCGGCGGGCCGGCGGGGATCGTCGCCTATCCGTACGATACAGACCAGGTTGCGGCCGCAGTTGCGTCGTCCGCGGCGCTCGGCGTGCCCTACATAGGCCTCGGCTGGGGATCGAACGTGCTGGTGGACGACGCGGGCTTTCCTGGGCTTGTCGTCACGACACGTAAGATGACGTATCTTGAGCGCGACGGCGCGGTCATTCGCGCGGGAGCGGGGGTGTGGCTGCCCGACGTGACCGAGTTCGCATTCGAAAACGGGCTATCCGGGATGGAGGAGCTTTGCGACGTGCCGGGCAGCCTGGGCGGCGGCGTGTATATGAACGCCGGGTGCTACGGCCGCTCCATCGGCGACATACTTATTGATGTGACCTGGGTGGAGCGCGACGGAACGGTCGTATCGAAAACACGCGACGCGGTTTACCTGGGATACCGCGAGAGCGAGTTCACCGGCACCGAAAGGCTGATAACCGAGCTTTCCATCGCGCTTACGCCGGGGAAGGACGCGGCGGCGATCCGCGCGCGGATGGACGAAATAAAAACCATCCGCTCGACGCGGTTTCCGCAGAATTACCCGAACTGCGGAAGCGTGTTCAAGCGAGTCGACCTGGACGCCGCGGCGCCGTTCGTGGAGAAAGACGGGACGGGCGCGTATTCGGCCGGCTATTACATAGAGCGCTGCGGACTCAAGAACGAAAGGCGCGGCAACGCGCAAATCAGCAGCTTGCACGCGAACTTCATCGTGAATTTGGGCGGCGCGACCGCGGCGGACGTACGCGCGTTGATCGAGCTGGCGCAGGCGCGCGTGAAGGAGCAATACGGCATCGAACTTGCAAGGGAAGTGAATTACTTGGATGCATCCGGGAGACATTGA
- a CDS encoding phenylacetate--CoA ligase family protein → MRPNLNELILRAYYAAAPVMQPGYARGREWCRKMWRLPVQEYERQALARLFKLVSVFKSRGISLEPDFEMDGGIRGFEDLCALPVLTREKLRELFAKLKTRYDGNPIYFERGTGGSTGEPVYHFRSKLDDDENRGATHEAMTVVGWRPWMKTFSLWGSDRDIGIFAAKKSGLRRFLDPLTVFGGFSPTRDVYIRFLETVKKNPGCAVYGFSGLLEECCRIAAEEGISIPRGTVKAAWVGAEVLTDRLRAEFARVFGAPIRDHYGSREASSIAVECEYGTRHVNPRYIVESQRCADLDANGDTGMLLVTDLMNTATPMIRYEIGDLGSVNFTECKCGRSGQALPLLVGRRAELVELPSGRKTTPLFFNHLLKEYDAIRKFQVARIADFKYELRYCGGDLDSKSRTEIIECSRKILEEAEFEIVRAENLALSPHGKLIQYRDERKPKPYANYEKGAGIIG, encoded by the coding sequence TTGCGCCCGAATTTAAACGAACTCATTTTAAGGGCATATTACGCGGCCGCGCCGGTCATGCAGCCCGGATACGCGCGCGGGCGCGAGTGGTGCAGGAAAATGTGGCGGCTTCCCGTTCAGGAGTACGAAAGGCAGGCGCTTGCCCGCCTTTTCAAGCTTGTCTCCGTATTCAAAAGCCGCGGCATCTCGCTTGAACCCGACTTTGAAATGGACGGCGGTATTCGCGGTTTCGAGGATCTGTGCGCGCTGCCGGTGCTCACCAGGGAAAAGCTGCGCGAATTGTTCGCGAAGTTGAAAACAAGGTACGACGGCAATCCGATTTATTTCGAGCGCGGAACAGGAGGTTCCACCGGCGAGCCCGTTTACCATTTCAGAAGCAAACTTGACGACGACGAAAACCGCGGAGCGACCCACGAGGCGATGACCGTTGTGGGCTGGCGGCCATGGATGAAAACGTTCAGCCTGTGGGGGAGCGACCGGGACATCGGCATCTTCGCCGCGAAAAAGTCGGGCCTGCGGAGGTTTCTCGATCCGCTGACCGTATTCGGAGGATTCAGTCCCACGAGGGATGTTTACATTCGCTTTTTGGAGACGGTGAAGAAAAATCCGGGCTGCGCCGTATACGGTTTTTCCGGACTGCTTGAAGAATGCTGCAGGATCGCGGCCGAGGAAGGAATTTCGATCCCTCGCGGTACGGTAAAGGCGGCATGGGTCGGGGCCGAGGTTCTCACCGACCGGCTGCGAGCCGAATTCGCGCGGGTGTTCGGCGCGCCGATCAGGGATCATTACGGAAGCAGGGAAGCAAGCTCGATTGCGGTCGAGTGCGAGTACGGCACGCGGCATGTCAATCCCAGGTACATCGTCGAAAGCCAACGCTGCGCGGATCTGGATGCAAACGGCGACACCGGAATGCTGCTTGTCACCGACCTGATGAACACCGCCACTCCGATGATCAGATACGAAATCGGGGACCTCGGCTCGGTGAATTTCACAGAATGCAAATGCGGCAGAAGCGGGCAGGCCCTGCCCCTGCTTGTGGGCAGGAGGGCGGAGCTTGTGGAGCTGCCTTCTGGACGCAAGACGACGCCGCTGTTTTTCAACCATTTGCTTAAGGAATACGATGCGATAAGGAAATTCCAAGTGGCGAGAATCGCGGACTTTAAATACGAACTGCGGTATTGCGGCGGCGATCTCGATTCCAAATCGCGAACCGAAATTATTGAATGCTCCAGAAAAATCCTGGAGGAAGCCGAATTCGAGATTGTCAGAGCGGAAAATCTCGCTCTATCGCCGCACGGAAAATTAATCCAATACCGCGATGAGCGAAAACCGAAACCATATGCGAATTATGAAAAAGGAGCCGGCATAATTGGCTAG
- a CDS encoding glycosyltransferase family 4 protein — translation MASAEVEERRRKVLFVYPSCSHGGRTMQLYYLCSGLIRRGWEVHLLTIVTPGPTEKSFREFGVNTHSYIRRGKFDRGQARAIRSAAAEHDVKLINAWGYTTGIWAVLAFPASSKPEVAVTVNLGGIELGRSFFYRMLDRAAAKNYKAVFSNSYNCSDYAARWYGVDKSVCFTVPNGFDFSAVENLPPRNDLLNLRTELGIPENAIVVIQAARIDPLKNQHDMLRAADKLAKNRGDVYFVLIGSAKSGREKKYLGVLAADLKRSNARNNFIIAGHKTNPLEYLAVSDIFLQTSRTEGLSNALIEAMACGLPVVATDVGDTARAVADGETGFLVKTGDVDSMVARILKLAENADLRKKLGAAGRELVRSKYTIENLVELHEREFIRLLDELPRKETGGILKK, via the coding sequence TTGGCTAGCGCGGAAGTTGAAGAGCGCAGGCGCAAGGTGCTTTTCGTTTATCCCTCTTGCTCGCACGGGGGGAGAACGATGCAGCTTTACTATCTTTGCAGCGGGCTGATCCGCCGCGGCTGGGAAGTACACCTGCTCACGATCGTCACGCCCGGTCCGACTGAAAAATCATTTCGCGAATTCGGAGTAAATACGCATTCATACATCCGCCGCGGGAAATTCGACCGCGGGCAAGCACGCGCGATCCGCAGCGCAGCCGCGGAACACGATGTAAAGCTGATCAATGCATGGGGTTACACAACCGGCATATGGGCGGTTCTTGCGTTTCCCGCGAGTAGCAAGCCGGAAGTCGCGGTCACGGTAAATCTCGGAGGCATAGAGCTTGGCCGATCGTTTTTTTACAGAATGCTCGATCGCGCGGCCGCCAAAAATTACAAAGCCGTTTTTTCGAATTCTTATAATTGCAGCGATTACGCGGCCAGATGGTACGGTGTGGACAAAAGCGTCTGTTTCACCGTACCCAACGGATTCGATTTTTCCGCGGTCGAAAATCTGCCGCCGCGAAACGATCTGTTAAATCTAAGAACCGAGCTTGGGATACCGGAAAATGCAATTGTGGTAATCCAGGCTGCAAGAATCGACCCCCTTAAAAACCAGCACGACATGCTGCGCGCAGCTGATAAGTTGGCGAAAAACCGCGGCGACGTGTATTTCGTTCTAATTGGAAGCGCAAAATCCGGACGGGAAAAAAAATACCTTGGGGTACTTGCGGCTGACCTAAAACGTTCAAACGCTCGCAATAATTTCATTATCGCGGGCCACAAAACAAATCCATTGGAATATTTGGCGGTGAGCGACATCTTCCTGCAGACATCTCGCACCGAAGGACTTTCCAACGCGCTTATCGAGGCGATGGCCTGCGGGCTTCCGGTCGTCGCAACCGACGTGGGCGACACCGCGCGAGCCGTAGCCGACGGCGAAACGGGCTTCCTTGTGAAGACGGGCGATGTGGATTCAATGGTCGCTCGTATTTTGAAGCTGGCGGAAAACGCAGATTTGCGAAAGAAACTGGGCGCAGCCGGGAGGGAGCTCGTTCGCTCGAAATACACAATCGAAAACCTGGTGGAACTGCACGAAAGGGAATTCATCAGGCTGTTGGATGAACTACCGCGAAAGGAAACCGGCGGAATCCTGAAAAAATGA
- a CDS encoding glycosyltransferase, producing the protein MKIAYLINGLGYGGAEVQLVRLAEAMAAEGVETTVISMTKPGAFSDKLEKAGVKVENLGVKRGVTSVAVAWRLARLLRRIRPDILHAFMFHANLAARVTRAFHRVPVVICSIRTNNDGGKKRDLLYRLTAGLADMTTHVSRFGRDKYSKLGAAKPGRLVYMPNGVDTNRFCPDESKRGKTRAALGLSNEFAWIAVGRLTEAKDHKTLFRAFQSLVNEKPESVLLLAGKGELWESLVYLASELQIGSKVKFLGVRDDIPDLLNASDAYVLSSVWEGLPSVLVEAAACGLPIVATDIGGVDDVIEKDKTGLVVPARDPDSLARAMLSLQNMPERERKELGIAARKKIEAEFSLDVFKAEWMSLYRKCLEEKKLRL; encoded by the coding sequence ATGAAAATCGCCTACCTTATCAACGGCCTGGGATACGGCGGAGCGGAAGTGCAGCTCGTCCGGCTCGCGGAAGCGATGGCCGCGGAAGGCGTCGAAACAACGGTAATTTCGATGACCAAACCGGGAGCGTTTTCGGATAAGCTGGAAAAGGCGGGAGTCAAGGTCGAAAACCTGGGCGTCAAGCGCGGCGTTACCAGCGTTGCGGTGGCTTGGAGACTTGCGCGCCTGTTGCGGCGAATCCGGCCAGACATTCTGCATGCGTTCATGTTTCATGCGAACCTAGCCGCCCGCGTCACGCGCGCCTTTCATCGCGTGCCGGTCGTTATTTGCTCAATCCGCACGAACAACGACGGCGGCAAAAAGCGGGATTTGCTGTACCGGCTTACGGCAGGCCTGGCGGACATGACCACGCACGTATCGCGGTTCGGACGCGACAAATATTCCAAGCTCGGCGCGGCGAAACCCGGCAGGCTTGTTTACATGCCGAACGGCGTCGATACGAACAGGTTTTGCCCGGACGAATCGAAGCGCGGCAAAACGCGGGCCGCACTGGGGCTGTCAAACGAATTCGCATGGATCGCCGTCGGGAGACTGACGGAAGCGAAGGACCATAAGACCCTTTTTCGCGCGTTTCAATCGCTCGTCAATGAGAAACCAGAATCGGTGTTGCTTCTCGCCGGCAAAGGGGAGCTCTGGGAATCGCTGGTCTACCTTGCATCGGAACTGCAAATCGGGAGCAAGGTGAAGTTTCTCGGCGTCCGCGACGATATTCCCGACCTGCTAAACGCATCGGACGCTTACGTGCTTTCGTCCGTTTGGGAGGGCCTGCCGTCCGTTCTTGTCGAGGCCGCTGCATGCGGTCTTCCGATTGTGGCGACTGACATCGGCGGAGTGGACGACGTAATCGAAAAGGACAAAACAGGTCTGGTCGTGCCCGCGCGTGATCCGGACTCGCTCGCAAGGGCGATGCTGTCTTTGCAGAACATGCCTGAACGGGAGCGCAAGGAATTGGGTATCGCGGCAAGAAAAAAAATCGAAGCCGAATTCAGCCTCGATGTTTTCAAAGCCGAATGGATGAGTCTTTACCGCAAATGCCTTGAGGAAAAAAAATTGCGGCTTTAG
- a CDS encoding O-antigen ligase family protein has translation MMRPNGGNLKVAAALASAAIGGVLIGLFGPVSLALPAAAALFLMVFNPVWGMYAMVFIAPLERIITVGGMGLVAPRLISLVLLSGTVIDYRRALTAVNASIGVPWIWYSAFLALSLPGIAQSQNISHSLYYLRLHIWLLAIMFLVALAVRSADHLRKAFLAFVVGNVVLDMYILFVLEPHNLLAFKRVGYSVQNPTWVGFTAMVGLVLAVYLLTCWKQPAIRILLYFSIAILGFTVLITQSRSVWAALVLLFLWYLVRVVKFNLVKLAWIAASIAAVAAILGFILDPTGVVNAFKRRLFITQSIEELDVLYRIENVVAAKNIILDKPLTGVGLDMFRWEAYNYGRKLLPPMELPLNAHNTYLEIGADSGIPALVAYIGFLLSGISTTLAAARRNRELSLAAAAINSAIVVLMVVATLHEVSVRPVVHVILGLASATCKLGLAGTAAAGASAAGDATLPAGDASAT, from the coding sequence GTGATGCGGCCGAACGGCGGCAATTTGAAGGTTGCGGCGGCGCTGGCCTCGGCCGCGATAGGCGGCGTTTTGATTGGATTGTTCGGCCCGGTTTCCCTTGCGTTACCCGCCGCCGCTGCGTTGTTCCTGATGGTATTCAATCCCGTCTGGGGAATGTACGCGATGGTTTTCATCGCGCCGCTTGAACGGATAATCACCGTGGGCGGAATGGGGCTGGTGGCGCCGAGGTTGATTTCGCTCGTTCTGCTTTCCGGGACGGTTATTGATTATCGGCGCGCCTTGACGGCGGTCAACGCTTCGATCGGGGTGCCGTGGATATGGTATTCCGCTTTTCTGGCGTTGTCACTTCCCGGCATCGCCCAGTCCCAGAATATTTCACATTCTCTTTACTACCTAAGGCTTCACATCTGGCTTTTGGCGATTATGTTCCTCGTCGCTCTCGCGGTTCGCTCTGCCGACCATCTCCGAAAGGCGTTTCTCGCCTTTGTGGTCGGCAACGTTGTTCTCGATATGTATATTTTGTTCGTACTCGAGCCGCACAATCTGCTAGCGTTCAAGCGCGTCGGATACAGCGTTCAGAATCCCACTTGGGTGGGCTTCACCGCGATGGTCGGCCTCGTGCTTGCGGTTTATCTTCTCACCTGCTGGAAGCAGCCCGCAATCCGCATCTTGCTTTATTTTTCGATCGCGATTTTGGGATTCACCGTTCTCATCACGCAGTCTCGATCGGTTTGGGCGGCGCTTGTGCTTTTGTTTCTCTGGTATCTCGTCAGGGTGGTGAAATTCAATCTGGTCAAATTGGCATGGATTGCCGCGTCCATCGCGGCGGTTGCGGCCATCTTGGGATTCATTCTCGATCCCACAGGTGTCGTCAACGCGTTCAAGCGCAGGCTGTTCATAACCCAGTCAATTGAGGAACTTGACGTTTTGTACAGAATTGAAAACGTGGTCGCCGCGAAGAATATTATTCTCGACAAGCCGCTCACCGGCGTCGGCCTGGACATGTTCAGGTGGGAAGCGTACAACTATGGCCGGAAACTCCTGCCTCCGATGGAGCTTCCTTTGAATGCGCATAACACCTATCTCGAAATCGGAGCCGATTCGGGCATTCCCGCCCTCGTCGCTTATATAGGTTTCCTTCTTTCCGGGATTTCTACGACGCTTGCGGCGGCGCGCCGAAACAGAGAGCTTTCGCTGGCCGCGGCCGCGATAAATTCCGCGATTGTCGTCCTTATGGTCGTGGCCACGCTTCACGAGGTTTCGGTGCGGCCGGTTGTTCACGTGATACTGGGGCTTGCTTCGGCCACGTGCAAGCTGGGACTTGCAGGAACGGCGGCTGCAGGTGCTTCAGCGGCGGGGGATGCCACGCTTCCTGCCGGCGACGCGTCCGCAACTTGA
- a CDS encoding oligosaccharide flippase family protein yields MDSNASGGGLTRGAAAFIRQSGLTFGVNTLNTFFNAVQGIVIARVLGPSGKGTLYVIMQLSKLVLELGHLSIGPSNAYHVGGKKIPASRAYGASFYFAVAISVVMAFVVAAIFPFLKTALFSDTDPRLAIAVLAIVPLSLFTSYIQHISLGLQQVGRYNLVEFSKHFTEVMLIVAFLLWLRMGIPGVIVGLIIGRVLSTVLAMVLLGRSARIEFRIPWSEVRSLLSFGLQTHGILMLSVLSGPLTTFILKYKTDSATVGVYSVAISLSMLMLKLPDSVGTVLFPRVAASSREQASAMSSRVCRNTTFVTILICIAGAVAGPPMIRLLYGEEFAASGAVFLWLLPGVVLFGIYRILYRDLLGQGKPLLLMLSFASSIPVTVALTWVLAGPYGSVGAAIATCVGYGVTALMALFFYVREYRIPIASVLLVNRADLALYFEIWRAVARRRF; encoded by the coding sequence TTGGATTCTAATGCATCAGGCGGCGGCCTTACGCGCGGCGCGGCCGCTTTCATCAGGCAAAGCGGCTTGACTTTCGGTGTAAACACGCTTAATACTTTCTTCAACGCCGTTCAGGGCATAGTCATTGCTCGTGTGCTCGGGCCGTCAGGCAAGGGTACGCTGTATGTAATAATGCAGCTGTCAAAGCTTGTTCTCGAGCTGGGGCATCTTTCCATCGGGCCGAGCAATGCTTATCACGTGGGAGGAAAGAAAATCCCCGCAAGCCGCGCATATGGAGCCTCGTTTTACTTCGCGGTCGCTATCAGTGTGGTAATGGCGTTTGTTGTGGCTGCAATTTTCCCGTTTCTGAAAACGGCGCTTTTTTCCGACACCGATCCGAGGCTTGCGATAGCGGTTTTGGCAATCGTCCCGCTGTCTCTTTTCACGAGCTACATACAGCACATTTCGCTTGGATTGCAGCAGGTTGGAAGATATAACTTGGTCGAGTTTTCGAAGCATTTCACCGAAGTGATGCTGATTGTCGCGTTTTTGCTTTGGCTCCGCATGGGCATACCGGGAGTGATTGTCGGATTGATTATCGGGCGAGTGCTCTCCACCGTTCTTGCAATGGTGTTGCTCGGCAGGAGTGCGAGGATAGAGTTCCGAATTCCCTGGAGCGAAGTGCGCTCGCTGCTATCGTTCGGGTTGCAGACGCACGGAATCCTGATGTTGAGCGTTCTTTCCGGGCCGCTGACAACGTTCATCCTGAAATACAAGACAGACAGCGCCACGGTGGGTGTCTATTCCGTCGCCATTTCGCTTTCGATGTTGATGCTCAAACTTCCGGATTCGGTGGGAACCGTGCTATTCCCTCGCGTGGCTGCGTCGTCGCGGGAGCAAGCTTCGGCGATGAGCTCGCGCGTCTGCAGGAACACGACCTTCGTGACGATTCTTATTTGCATTGCGGGCGCGGTCGCCGGCCCGCCGATGATCCGGCTTCTTTACGGCGAGGAATTCGCCGCCAGCGGCGCGGTGTTCCTATGGCTTCTCCCCGGCGTCGTTCTGTTCGGAATTTACCGGATCCTTTATCGAGATCTGCTGGGGCAGGGCAAGCCGCTGCTTTTGATGTTGTCCTTCGCAAGTTCTATACCCGTGACCGTCGCGCTGACGTGGGTCCTTGCCGGTCCTTACGGAAGCGTCGGGGCGGCAATCGCCACCTGCGTCGGCTACGGCGTCACGGCCTTGATGGCGCTGTTCTTTTATGTCAGGGAATACAGGATTCCAATTGCATCCGTGTTACTTGTAAACAGAGCCGACCTGGCGCTTTACTTCGAAATTTGGCGGGCCGTTGCCAGACGGCGCTTCTGA